TCACCGCTGGATATTGTATCGACATATTGGGCAACTGAACTTATATATCCCTCTGCAAATCTAAGACATAAAGCTGAGATAATTTTAGGGTATGTTCTCAACAGAACTTTGAGGGGATATAACTATGAGCTTATGATAAACAACTATACGAGCCCATATTTGAGAAAAACTGGGAGTAACTCCTCAAGGGTCCCAAACATATCTCCTGCTACCCTTATTTTAAGCGGCTATGCTTACAATCAGACTCCGAGAGGGTATATGGCAAGGGCGTACCTGACAAAGGCTACATACAGAAGGCAGGAAATAATTGGCATACAAAGGGTTTTGGCGTACTGTGGAGTATCTAACACGTTTAGAGTGGAAGCTCCAATTCGTTTGCCTGATGATGCTTCGATTAATAATGCAGACATTAGACTGGTTGCAAGGACTTCTGCTCAATATTCCTACTTCGAGCTAAATAATGTGACACTCCCATTGGGAACTTCTGACATAACTAATATCTTACACGGGGGATTAAACGTTTTGGAAGCCACCTTTACACCGGCATCTTGGTATTGTTACGAAATGGGATTCGGAAGCGGTTCAACTCTCTTTGCAGATTATACAACAAATAGTCTAAGTGTAGAAGATCCCGCCACGAGATATGGTGAGTTATATCAGCTTGAGAGTGACAGAACGGGAATCTACTATTTAAATGCTCTTTTCGTACCAGGGAACATAACGGAGATAAATATTCACTTGGAAACTGAGGGAGTAAGAGATATAAGGATTTATTATAGCTATGGGTCATATCACTATGAGCTTGTTCACAAAACTGTTCCCACCACAGGCAGGCAGATAGTTGATATAACAAACTCTGAAATCGTGTCTGCCTTAGCATCTTATGGATTTACATATGAGAATCTGAGTAGAACCTATTTCAAGCTGATAATAGCGCTTGACTCTTGGTGGGATGAATCTCAAAGGAGATTTGTGTACGACACTACTCCCAGGAGAAGAATACTCTATGGATATGGAGCTTCCAGAATAGAGATTAAGTACATTCCACGGGTTCTGGTAACTCAATATTCGATACCTCTGTCAATTTTTATTGATTATAATGACATTACATACAACGGGCCATGCTATGGCGTTAGATGTGCCGAGATGACATTTGATTATACTCTTCCAGAAAATGCGAAACCATGGTACGTGGATATATGGACTGCTATTCAGTTTACAACATTTACTCCAGACGCTACCATGACGCTTTCTGAAAATGGTTATACGTTCTACGACTATTACCCAGACATATATTTGATAAGGGTAGCATACACCCGATTAACTGACACCATGATGGTTCCTGGCCGTACAAATACATTCAGGGCATACAGTACCGATGCTTATCAGTTTGGATTCAGAGAGGGAGAAAGTAGGGGGGTTGTTAACTATTTCATAGAAGGATATGCTGGTTATGGGGATGTATTTCCCCAGCTTCTCCAAGGATATCCCCGATATAAAGGATATAACCTCACATATTGGTATTATGATGGTTCAAGTACTTATCAGCGACAAATATTGATCGGAGACCCTCCTTATAAGCCGATTACAGTTGATGATCTGGATCCTGAAAGGTATGCTGTTGACGATGCGATACTAAGGCTTTTCAATAATCTCAACTATATCAACGATGTAAATCCAGATGACTGGAAAACACCCCCATACGATGGATCTCAAAATAATCCGATAGATGTGGACTTACCTGAGGGTGTTAAGATAGCATTTGCCTCGATGGGAGAGATACCCGGGCTATTCAAACCTATCACAATAACCCTAAGAGTATGGAGGGAGCAATAATGAAGAGGAGAGGTTTTTTCTTAAATTCTGCAGTCCTCTTGCTTCTGATACCCTTGCTTCTGCTTTTAGCTACTTATGAGGATGTTTCCTCTCAAGTTATTCAAGCTCAGAGTGTAAGAACCCAAGCCGAAAGAACGTATAGAGTTGCCTCTTTTTTGGAGTTAGATTTTCAAAAAGCTCTGGAAATTTCTGGAAAAAGGGCAATTATCACGATCATTGATTATGTATCTGTGACAGGAAACTTTGTTTCTCCAACTTATATGGTAAACAATACGATAAGGGATTTAATTCTTGAGGGCACATCTCCAAGTTTAATTGGCTACGATCCAAATAGAGTTATGAGGGGACAGAGTCTTAGAAGATGGCTCCTCAACATCAGTGCTGATTTAAGGGATCAGGGATTTAACATCAGCCCCTCTATTGATGAAATACTGAACTCTATGGAGATTACAGTTGCTCCTTTGGACTCCTTCAGGGTAGTTATAAAAGCCAGGATACCCAACATAACAATACGGGATGTCTCAGGCAGGATAGTTTATACCGGAGCGATCCCAAGTAATGGAGGTTATATTTATTCAATAGTTGATATTCAGAATCTTGAAGATCCTATATTTTCTGCAATGACTGGTGGTAGATATTACAGATCAATTAGGGCATGTCCATATTCTTTTCCAGAGCTTTTAGATAAGCCAATTAAAGTTTTAGAGGGGAATGGTAGCAGTACAGTCAATCCTTTTGTGGAAGAGTTTTCAAGAACGGTTGATCCAGATAGAATATACTTTGGAGATTATTATCCCGGAACAGGAGCAGCGGCATATGTTTTGTTAAATGATCCAGAACAGAATGTCACCGAACCTATTGTTTTTAACACCACATTAAATGGAAGAAGAACTTCTCCCTTAGAGGTTTTCAATGAAGGAGATATGGGCGTGTTGGTCTTTGGAAATGTAAGCGGAGCGGGTGGAACAGGAACAGCCACAGGTTGGTGTTCTATTCTTAATTATCGGCTTAACCTTACAATTCAAAACAATGTGGGAGTAGATCTTGTTG
Above is a genomic segment from Thermococcus sp. SY098 containing:
- a CDS encoding TPM domain-containing protein; translation: MRRRGFVLTLDALLSLLLIMIFVSTVAVIENNVGTYTTYMREQEKYIAEDTLTLLRSTSLKELVPPQKIQEWLADGTLNTTLVSPDMSPLDIVSTYWATELIYPSANLRHKAEIILGYVLNRTLRGYNYELMINNYTSPYLRKTGSNSSRVPNISPATLILSGYAYNQTPRGYMARAYLTKATYRRQEIIGIQRVLAYCGVSNTFRVEAPIRLPDDASINNADIRLVARTSAQYSYFELNNVTLPLGTSDITNILHGGLNVLEATFTPASWYCYEMGFGSGSTLFADYTTNSLSVEDPATRYGELYQLESDRTGIYYLNALFVPGNITEINIHLETEGVRDIRIYYSYGSYHYELVHKTVPTTGRQIVDITNSEIVSALASYGFTYENLSRTYFKLIIALDSWWDESQRRFVYDTTPRRRILYGYGASRIEIKYIPRVLVTQYSIPLSIFIDYNDITYNGPCYGVRCAEMTFDYTLPENAKPWYVDIWTAIQFTTFTPDATMTLSENGYTFYDYYPDIYLIRVAYTRLTDTMMVPGRTNTFRAYSTDAYQFGFREGESRGVVNYFIEGYAGYGDVFPQLLQGYPRYKGYNLTYWYYDGSSTYQRQILIGDPPYKPITVDDLDPERYAVDDAILRLFNNLNYINDVNPDDWKTPPYDGSQNNPIDVDLPEGVKIAFASMGEIPGLFKPITITLRVWREQ